A region from the Aegilops tauschii subsp. strangulata cultivar AL8/78 chromosome 5, Aet v6.0, whole genome shotgun sequence genome encodes:
- the LOC109741384 gene encoding meiotic recombination protein DMC1 homolog B isoform X2, with protein MAPSKQYDEGGQLQLMEADRVEEEEECFESIDKLISQGINSGDVKKLQDAGIYTCNGLMMHTKKSLTGIKGLSEAKVDKICEAAEKLLSQGFMTGSDLLIKSVVRITTGSQTLDELLGGGIETLCITEAFGEFRSGKTQLAHTLCVSTQLPLHMHGGNGKVAYIDTEGTFRPERIVPIAERFGMDANAVLDNIIYARAYTYEHQYNLLLGLAAKMAEEPFRLLIVDSVIALFRVDFSGRGELAERQQKLAQMLSRLTKIAEEFNVAVYITNQVIADPGGGMFITDPKKPAGGHVLAHAATIRLMLRKGKGEQRVCKIFDAPNLPEGEAISFCSILLVYCLCAIHCFNLFGC; from the exons ATGGCGCCGTCCAAGCAGTACGACGAGGGCGGGCAGCTCCAGCTCATGGAGGCCGAccgggtggaggaggaggaggagtgcttCGAGTCCATCGACAAGT TGATCTCGCAGGGAATAAACTCAGGAGACGTGAAGAAGCTGCAGGATGCGGGGATCTACACTTGCAATGGGCTGATGATGCACACCAAGAAG AGCCTTACAGGGATTAAGGGCTTGTCTGAAGCGAAGGTTGATAAGATCTGTGAGGCTGCTGAAAAACTTCTG AGTCAGGGTTTCATGACAGGAAGTGATCTCCTTATTAAG TCTGTTGTCCGGATTACCACTGGGAGCCAAACGCTTGATGAGCTGCTTGGAG GAGGGATTGAAACACTCTGTATCACAGAGGCATTTGGAGAGTTCCG GTCAGGGAAGACCCAGTTGGCTCATACTCTTTGTGTCTCCACTCAG CTTCCACTCCACATGCATGGTGGGAACGGGAAGGTTGCCTACATTGACACTGAGGGAACATT CCGGCCTGAACGCATTGTGCCAATTGCTGAGAGATTTGGGATGGATGCCAATGCTGTTCTTGACAAT ATCATATATGCTCGTGCCTACACCTATGAGCACCAGTACAACTTACTCCTGGGCCTTGCTGCCAAGATGGCTGAAGAGCCTTTCAGGCTTCTG ATCGTGGATTCTGTGATTGCGCTGTTCCGTGTTGATTTCAGTGGTAGGGGTGAACTTGCAGAGCGTCAG CAAAAGCTGGCACAAATGCTGTCCCGCCTTACAAAGATTGCTGAGGAGTTCAATGTTGCAGTGTACATCACCAACCAAG TGATTGCGGACCCAGGTGGTGGTATGTTCATCACTGACCCCAAAAAGCCGGCGGGAGGCCACGTGCTGGCGCATGCAGCCACCATCCGGTTGATGCTGAGGAAAGGCAAAGGCGAGCAGCGTGTCTGCAAGATCTTTGACGCCCCTAACCTTCCCG
- the LOC109741384 gene encoding meiotic recombination protein DMC1 homolog B isoform X1 produces the protein MAPSKQYDEGGQLQLMEADRVEEEEECFESIDKLISQGINSGDVKKLQDAGIYTCNGLMMHTKKSLTGIKGLSEAKVDKICEAAEKLLSQGFMTGSDLLIKRKSVVRITTGSQTLDELLGGGIETLCITEAFGEFRSGKTQLAHTLCVSTQLPLHMHGGNGKVAYIDTEGTFRPERIVPIAERFGMDANAVLDNIIYARAYTYEHQYNLLLGLAAKMAEEPFRLLIVDSVIALFRVDFSGRGELAERQQKLAQMLSRLTKIAEEFNVAVYITNQVIADPGGGMFITDPKKPAGGHVLAHAATIRLMLRKGKGEQRVCKIFDAPNLPEGEAISFCSILLVYCLCAIHCFNLFGC, from the exons ATGGCGCCGTCCAAGCAGTACGACGAGGGCGGGCAGCTCCAGCTCATGGAGGCCGAccgggtggaggaggaggaggagtgcttCGAGTCCATCGACAAGT TGATCTCGCAGGGAATAAACTCAGGAGACGTGAAGAAGCTGCAGGATGCGGGGATCTACACTTGCAATGGGCTGATGATGCACACCAAGAAG AGCCTTACAGGGATTAAGGGCTTGTCTGAAGCGAAGGTTGATAAGATCTGTGAGGCTGCTGAAAAACTTCTG AGTCAGGGTTTCATGACAGGAAGTGATCTCCTTATTAAG CGAAAGTCTGTTGTCCGGATTACCACTGGGAGCCAAACGCTTGATGAGCTGCTTGGAG GAGGGATTGAAACACTCTGTATCACAGAGGCATTTGGAGAGTTCCG GTCAGGGAAGACCCAGTTGGCTCATACTCTTTGTGTCTCCACTCAG CTTCCACTCCACATGCATGGTGGGAACGGGAAGGTTGCCTACATTGACACTGAGGGAACATT CCGGCCTGAACGCATTGTGCCAATTGCTGAGAGATTTGGGATGGATGCCAATGCTGTTCTTGACAAT ATCATATATGCTCGTGCCTACACCTATGAGCACCAGTACAACTTACTCCTGGGCCTTGCTGCCAAGATGGCTGAAGAGCCTTTCAGGCTTCTG ATCGTGGATTCTGTGATTGCGCTGTTCCGTGTTGATTTCAGTGGTAGGGGTGAACTTGCAGAGCGTCAG CAAAAGCTGGCACAAATGCTGTCCCGCCTTACAAAGATTGCTGAGGAGTTCAATGTTGCAGTGTACATCACCAACCAAG TGATTGCGGACCCAGGTGGTGGTATGTTCATCACTGACCCCAAAAAGCCGGCGGGAGGCCACGTGCTGGCGCATGCAGCCACCATCCGGTTGATGCTGAGGAAAGGCAAAGGCGAGCAGCGTGTCTGCAAGATCTTTGACGCCCCTAACCTTCCCG